TTTCTCAAAAGCTATATGCCATGTAACAATAGTATTGATCTGTATATGGGTGTATATGGGTACTTGTTCTCAAGAGAATGAAAATTCAGATATTTCATGGTCAATATTTTGAGCTTACCGTAAAACATATGCAAGGTGAAAATGATCATGTTATGCAGCATAATAAAAGTGATTATATACCATAATGATACTAATTACAACTTGTCACCAAGGGGATACACAAAATATTAGCAAAGAGATATTTGCAGCAGCAAAAGCAGTTACTATAGAGGATGTGAGGTTTTGAACAAAATTGTATTCCAGTTCAACTTCTTGTCAGATCAAAAGACACACCCTTCTTCTTCTTAGAGTTCCTTCCTTCAAATTCTTCACTTTACTTGAGCAGCAAGATTCTATTTGCCTCTAGATAAACTTCCAATTACATACTAACTTCGGAACAAGGAAGACACCAATATAGGGGGCTTATCttctttttacttcctgctAGAGCTGCGAACAGTCTGAGAGCATGAAATACAATCTAGGCCATAGCAACCTCAAATTGGACTACAATGGAAATAAAGGCTTAGATCAATATATCATGCTTCTTCATAAGACAAAACattcaacaaaaaaacaaaaaacaaacgtTTATATCGGCATTTCAGAAATTCTTGCTGAACTTATCGAAGATCTACAATCAAATTTTTCGGTAAATATCAATTATCTTTGTGGTATTGGAGGTGCCATTCTTAACATTTCTCTAACAGCATGGAGCCTTATGAAGCCTAGGATTGTCCTTCTATGCATTTCATACATTTGGTTTCCGAGTCTATCAATAGTGACTctttttgacaagaactgaTGTAAAAACATAATTTCCTTTGTTAAAATCATCCAATGATTTCTTCTAGTAGAACTGGTTAATTCCGTGAATTCTAGCAGTACAACGTATGTCCTATAAAAGCAGTTGCAAAAACATCAGTCTAGAATGTTTAGTTGTGATGCTTGTGAAGTAGAATTAACCCAAACCCCGACCATGCTAATCACCCcttattaaaacaaacctaTCAAAGTAATACGAATTAAGGTGTCAGATTAAGGAGGAAAGGGCAAGATTTAGTAGAACAATCGAATAATCGTGAGAAAAAGTAGCATTAAATTTCCAATCAAACCTTATCCATCGACAAAATCCCGCATAACAAAACCCTACAGGATCCATCTCAATAAAAGACAATCCCAACATTTGGAACAAAAGTACCATAAATCAACTAAAGTCAAACACTAAAAACTGATTTAAAACAGCAACATAAAGTATCAGATTATCCAAGTCACCAAAGCATAACCAACACTATGACACCAAGGAATTCCACCTTTCTACTCATTTTTAAGACCCTATAATAAGTAAATATTATCCGGATCGGACAAGATGCCGCCTTCCTGATAAATCCAATTCTCAACATGACCCTCGAACGATAAGCAATAAGAAGTTAAGAACTAAAGCATGCCTAAACATCAAAATCACTTATAACCATTCCCAAACTAAGTATCCCACTGCATTAGAAAGAGTGAAACTAAATTCAACAAAGGCTAGGAGCCGAAATTCATCGGCTAAAACCCAATTACCCAATAGATTATGGAGCAGTTTAATCAAAAAAAATCATTCCCAAACTAAATAAGAGAGTAAAACTAAATTCAACAAATGTTTGGTGCCGAAACCCATCGATTAAAACCCAATTACCTTAATAAGTAACAATAGAAATTAAGAAATCTCTCACTTGCAAGAAGCCCAAGTATGCCTCGTCCTACAACCTTTAAGTActgataaaaaaaaaccaaacaaacaACATAAGCAAGAGATCATGAGTTCCAAAAATAGTGAATTACTTGTCAAAATCAAAGAAGAGGGAGACAATACCGAGATATTCCCTGGTGAAGATGGACTAATTTGAGACTTTGAATTTACTTGTCAAAGATGGATTTTGTAATTTATGGACTACACAACTTGAGCTATGCAATCTCCACTCTCAAGTTATCATGTTTTAAGTGGTGTCTTGTCTGTCAAGAACTCAAGACTAAACATATTGTAAGGAATTAGTGCAAACATTTTAAGAAATTCGTGCCTGCAAATACGTAGTAGAAAGAGTTAATATGGTTTATAAAGTAGACATTACCGAATCATGTAATCTATTCACTGAAAAAGAAACGTATAATTTAGAGGGAAAGGAAACACATTCAGAATTtgaatttaataataataaaataagcaaCTTCTTTCTCACAACCTTGTTCATCTTCACTGCAACACATATAGAAGGCTTGAAGAAAGAATATACAAAAAGTTCAATGAACAGAAGAAAACATACATGCCAACATTGTAAATTGAACTTAGGTCCAAATAAGAAAAAGCTATCTGATACCCAGAAGGTTTCCCTAAATGATATGATTGATAAAACTGAAGATGACGATCAAGATAAAACAAATCATATCTATATCGGATGGGAGGTAGAGATTAAGGATAGAGAAATACCAGGGAGAGGCATTTTATCGACTGACTTAGAAATTCTGTCAATTGTAATGTGAGGTAATGGCACTAACAACTCAATTGGAAATCGAGATCTTCAAATGTGAACACGCAGCAACCCAATGTCCCAATTAGACAATGGATATCATCAAAACCATTGTGAAGCTCTTCAAAATGAAATTTGACCTCCACCGATGTGCTCATCTATAAATCTAAACCATCCACAATCAACACACGAACATTCGAAAATAACGATACAACAACGTCAACTGCTAAACTTCTAGGAACGAAACAACCTCCAAACAGTGAAACCCTAGAATTCACGCCACACACAAGAGTACAAAATGGACAATGAATCAcctccaacaacaacaaaaaaggcAATCAATTGGAGTTCGGTGAATTAAGGTTGATTTGGATATGGGAAAGTAGGGGTTGTTGACATACCCAAAGTATAAGCAGAGCGCAGAGTACGATGAGTATTAGAAATGAGATTAACAGATTGGAAACAACGGGCCACCAAGAAAGCGGTTGGTATACCGGAGCTACACAACAAATGCGCATAATAAACCGAATGTTGACGCCTGCAAATGCGTGTTTCCTTCCATTCAATCTTTTAATGATCAATCTCGATTCTTAATGATCAATTTCGATTCTTTCACTGTATCACTAAAAACCTACTTTGATGCTCACGTTGGTTGGAAGCATTCAGAAAGAAATAGATAGGGAGTGAGAAGGTGAAAGAAAACATATTGGTTGGAATATCAGAAGATGGATGCAGCAAGGCAGATGGGAGGCGGAGGAGACTGGAGCGGATGAGCAAAGCTAGAGTTTATTGGTGAAACacaaccagggtgaagagaaagaAGAAGGGAAGTGGGAGAAGGACAGATGGTCGATCATGTGCAAGGAAAAGGGAGTGGCAGGGCTGTAAATCGTGAAGGATTGCAAGGGTGTGGAGGTAATTACACTATTCTTAAGAGAAGTTTAGAAGGCACTCCTTGCTTTTTAAAGGGGTAGGATATGCGGAGTACTTATTTGTGGAAGGGACTTGTTTGGCTAAGAGTTGTTAGCTGGTTTGGCTAGTTGTTACTTGTTTGTATTATCTAGTTCAACTAGTTTATTGAATCAACTgattgtgtaaaagtgtttgttAAATTATTGTTAGTATTTGGTAATTATGCATGCATATGATGAATTATGTATGCAACTAGACCACCTAAACAACGACGTTGTCTCACTTGATGATTTGTTGTACTGAACtttatattagtactttgaaAGCCCCAAATTCTAATTTATTGAACGTAAGAAAAGAATGGATCAGATGGGCTTTTTATTGTTGATTTTTAAACTATGACTAATTTTGATCTTAGTATGCAATTTGTATGTTTCACTAAAGTATTCTGAATCGATTATGCCGTCCCTCGTCCGTCTTTCACAAGTTATTGAGTTTATAAAGAAAATTAAGAGTGGGTTTAGCTCGTTCGATCCTTCGGGTAGAGGGAGTGAAGGAGAAAGAGGTTGAGAGAAAAAGTAAGAAAAAGAATCTCCGCCGACCAATGTTTTCCAAATGTTTCACTTTCATTTGTTATCTTAGCCGAGTATTGTTGGCATAAAAAAAACTCCCCTAAAGTTTGTTCAATAGATGATTGATGTTCATGTACTAAAATGTACAAGAACATGAAAttaaaaccaaacaaaaaaaaacttcatAAAACAATGTTGAAAAGATAACACAAGGTCTGGTTCTTAATTCCTACAAGTTCAACCTACATGTAGTGGATAACGTTCACTCGTTATCTAACTAAAATATTATACTATGAATCAAATTCCAACACTGTATAACATTTCCATGCCTATTACCAAATGGTTGTTTTAACTCACGGATTTGGAGTTCAATAGAATTAACTCATTGCAAACGTTTTTTAGtcgaaaagaaaacaaaagaaaacaccaCAGACATGTTACTCTAAATACCCCTCCATAATTTTTAACTTCCACATTACCTTTGTACTACTACTTCCTCGAGAAAGGCTAAAACTcaccttattattattatgaaaaTGAAATAATACAACTACATAGTACAACTAAACTTAATGTTCATGATTGTGCGATAGGAGTCTTCTTCCATCTTGTACTCCGTATCAACTAAAACTCTAATACTATCCCAAACTAGTCAATACTTTAAGTGTATTTTAGAACAAACTGTAAAAAAACATTTGAAATTTAAGAAATATATTGACCCAAAACTTTAAACCATGAAAGTACAATTAAATgcaattagttttagttttgaAGTTATCCTAGATTGTATGTTAATGGGAATGACTTAAGCATTGTTCGATAAAATCAAGAGATCAAATCCAATAGGCTAGATTATAAATACTCATATCAAATGAACCGAACCTCAAAAAATTCTTCTAGGCGAAGAGAATAAAGACAATAACACACCGAGTTATCTGAGTCAAGCTTTAACCGAACCAACTTTAATATGGGTGACCAACTCATCGAAACTCGTTAAAACTCAATTCCAATTTCATAGACTCCGATCCAGATACAAGATaatgtcattttttttttattttttttttccaagaaAGAACCACTATGCTGTATGCTCAACTGTCCATAGACCATGGACCATAGTAGCTTAGTAAGTCCAATTTTCCTAAACGGGCCGTATCCACCCGAATGTTTCCTATGACGGGGCGATCCAACCCGAAAATGTACACGGTCTATtgatccataaaacataacctAATTGTGGCCTTGGGCTTTTACTAACCCAATAAAAACGTATCATCTTCCTCCttacaaaccctaatttctGCTACATTTGCCACTCTCTCTCTATTCTCCCATCACTTGCGCGGCTAGGGTTTTTGCTCAAACTCTCGAAGGTACTCTCTCACTTTCTCTATCCTCTTTCTCTCTTCCGACTTCGAACAATCACCGTGCTTAATCTGTTACCTTTGCATTTGATCTGAGTAATCGAGTTTCTGTAAGATGATATTCCCTGTTTTTTCTTCTGTCGATTTGGTTGCATCTTTTTGATAACTTTTGTTTGTGAAATTTGAGAAATGATTTCATGAATCTTGATATTCAGAGTTTTGCGAACTTAGttcttaaaataaatttaatttactaCTAAAGTTGGATGTTTGTGTGATGAACGTGATTTAGTGGAGTAGATACTCTTCTCTACCTCAAAAATTGGGATTATGTATTGCCATTTTCTTGACGAATGTAGGAACCTGGGAAAATTAGCTGTGATTTGGGGCGTAGTTAGGATATGCGAGATTATTTGAATTTATGTggttagttttcaatttatcaTGACAAATTTGCGTTCTGTGTCTGTAATGGTTAGCAAAATTTGTTGATTAGCttaaaaatgataaattattaaaaatttgttgaatttctggTGTTTGTAATGAATTTATACCTGCTGTCCAGTTTGCCACATTATATGACATGGATAAGCTACTTGTTAGTTTTAGCATAATTATGGGTTATGATCTGGgtaatttgttttgattttaattggaGATTGTTTGATGTATTTGTTGAGCAGAAATGGGTGAGGAGGCAACTAAAGTTGTTGTACCAGAGTCTGTTTTGAAAAAGCAGAATAGGGAGGCCGAATGGGCTTTGGCGAAGAAGGAAGAGCAAGATGTTCAGAAGACAAAGAGGAGTGAAAACAGGAAGCTGATCTTTAAGAGGGCCCAGCAGTATGCAAAGGAATACGAAAACCAGGTCCGTCATGTTTATTGTTGTATCGGTAATTCATCCATGTGTTGAAAGATTAGGgcctaaatttgatttttattggtACTCAGGAGAGAGAGCTGATCTGTTTGAGAAGGGAGGCTAAGTTGAAGGGTGGATTCTATGTTGAGCCAGAAGCTAAGCTCCTTTTTATCATCCGTATTAGGGGGTGGGTGATCATTTCTTTTTCATGAAGAATTTTGATTGTTTGTGGATTAAGTATGTGACATTAATGGTAATTGATTTGTGTGTCCAGTATCAACGCAATGCACCCCAAGACAAGGTCTATTCTGCAGCTTCTTCGGTTGAGACAGGTTTGATACACAAACTTAATAATGTGTGGTTGTGTGGTTTATATAGCAAGTTGTATTGCTGCTTGTTTCTGCGCCTGTTTATTTGTGTTTTCTCTGTAAGATTAGTTTTTTTGTTGTAATGAATGGTTGGTTGATATCTCATTTCTGGAGAGTATAGCTGATAAAAAACGAATTATGTTGTTGATATGATTTTTTTCGTGATTTGCCTCTGTTATATTGCTAGTTGCATCTCTGCCGTGGTGTTTAGTGTGTCATAGTACTTCTTTAGTTCTCTGCTTGTTTTGCTAGTGCTTAATGTTATTTGTCTATGCAGATTTTCAACGGTGTTTTCTTGAAGGTGAACAAGGCTACATTGAACATGTTGCACCGTGTTGAGCCCTTTGTTACCTTTGGGTATATGTCCTCTCCTGCACTCTTATTTTCCGTGTCTAATTTGATTACAATGATTCTGACCAAAGCTCAATCTTGCAGGTACCCTAACTTGAAGAGTGTGAGGGAGCTGATCTACAAGAGGGGTTATGGAAAGGTTAACAAGCAAAGAATTGCTTTGACCGATAACTCCATTGTTGAGCAGGTAATTTCTTTACATAtgtttcttttgttcac
This sequence is a window from Spinacia oleracea cultivar Varoflay chromosome 1, BTI_SOV_V1, whole genome shotgun sequence. Protein-coding genes within it:
- the LOC110795083 gene encoding 60S ribosomal protein L7-2, with amino-acid sequence MGEEATKVVVPESVLKKQNREAEWALAKKEEQDVQKTKRSENRKLIFKRAQQYAKEYENQERELICLRREAKLKGGFYVEPEAKLLFIIRIRGINAMHPKTRSILQLLRLRQIFNGVFLKVNKATLNMLHRVEPFVTFGYPNLKSVRELIYKRGYGKVNKQRIALTDNSIVEQTLGKHGIICVEDLIHEIITVGPHFKEANNFLWPFQLSAPLGGLKKKRNHFVEGGDAGNRENFINELIRRMN